In Temnothorax longispinosus isolate EJ_2023e chromosome 2, Tlon_JGU_v1, whole genome shotgun sequence, one DNA window encodes the following:
- the LOC139808935 gene encoding alpha-tocopherol transfer protein-like has translation MATKVAMKYYPAASVYGFASFIDMVNPTVRHILQLRPYGLMNVVHAWQSCYPIKIQKINIFNVPSFFNVIVEILKAFMTEKIKNRFNVYSHTTDCFKDIPAEILPVKYSGIDGTIQELTEYWKKLIEENGGWLAHNDENDRIE, from the exons ATGGCGACGAAAGTGGCAATGAAATATTATCCCGCAGCATCTGTGTACGGTTTTGCATCGTTTATAGACATGGTCAATCCAACTGTACGCCACATTCTTCAATTGCGACCCTATGGATTAATGAATGTAGTCCACGCGTGGCAAAGCTGCTATCCTATAAAAATCCAGAAGATCAATATATTCAATGTACCGTCATTTTTCAACGTTATTGTGGAGATTCTCAAAGCATTCATGACTGAGAAGATAAAGAATAGATTTAATGTCTATTCACATACGACCGACTGTTTCAAAGATATTCCCGCTGAGATTTTGCCTGTCAAATATAGCGGCATTGATGGTACAATCCAGGAATTAACAg AATATTggaagaaattaattgaagaaaatggCGGCTGGCTTGCGCATAATGATGAGAATGATAGAATCGAATAA
- the LOC139808924 gene encoding retinol-binding protein pinta-like isoform X2 produces MASSCSDSVMDHAWKKLSNDDKLYAASQLNETDKNRENSIAEIRRWIQENDDFRGQFDDFLILRFLRVCKFNLEKTKIRIQNHYQQRSDLPEWYMNKDPFLPELQELLDMGFCLPLRNPDDQGRLVILMRIIYDPRRHEPSHLVKIFLMTLETAMKYYPAASIYGYTLFVDLANTTVRHIAQYRPNILKNSVRLWQNYPMRIQLINMFNAPLIFEVTAMILKSFMTEKLKNRFNVHSDSTVHNCLKDIPANILPVECGGTDGTIQELTEYWKKLIEENRDSLLNEDDKIVSKHYMQNRLKDNPANIEYDGTDGTIQVLTERWKKLVEDDHVCLANEENEEIITKL; encoded by the exons ATGGCGAGCAGTTGCAGCGATAGCGTCATGGATCACGCTTGGAAAAAGCTGTCCAACGACGACAAGTTATATGCAGCGTCACAGTTGAACGAGACCGACAAGAATAGAGAGAACTCCATCGCGGAGATCAGACGCTGGATCCAGGAGAACGATGACTTCCGCGGACAATTCG ATGACTTTCTTATCCTGCGATTTTTGAGAGTTTGCAAATTTAATCTTGAGAAAACCAAGATCAGGATTCAAAACCATTACCAACAACGATCCGACTTACCAGAATGGTACATGAATAAGGATCCATTTCTTCCAGAACTGCAAGAACTGCTTGATATGGG TTTTTGTTTGCCTCTGCGGAATCCGGATGATCAAGGAAGATTAGTTATTCTTATGCGCATCATATATGACCCGAGAAGACATGAACCATCACACCTAGTTAAG ATCTTTTTGATGACACTGGAAACGGCGATGAAATATTATCCCGCGGCATCCATATATGGCTACACATTGTTCGTAGATTTGGCCAATACAACTGTACGTCACATTGCTCAATACCGACCcaacattttaaagaattcgGTTCGTTTATGGCAGAACTATCCCATGAGGATCcaattaattaacatgttTAACGCCCCGTTAATCTTCGAAGTTACTGCGATGATTTTGAAATCTTTCATGACTGAGAAGTTGAAGAACAGATTCAATGTCCACTCAGACAGTACGGTGCATAACTGTTTGAAGGATATTCCAGCCAACATCTTGCCCGTCGAATGTGGCGGCACTGATGGTACAATCCAAGAATTAACAG AATACTGGAAGAAACTGATCGAGGAGAATCGCGACTCGCTTTTGAATGAGGACGACAAAATCGTTTCAAAACACTACATGCAGAACCGTTTGAAGGATAATCCAGCTAACATCGAATATGACGGTACTGATGGTACCATTCAAGTATTAACAG AACGCTGGAAGAAGCTGGTCGAAGACG
- the LOC139808924 gene encoding retinol-binding protein pinta-like isoform X1, which yields MASSCSDSVMDHAWKKLSNDDKLYAASQLNETDKNRENSIAEIRRWIQENDDFRGQFGKKQQSHDFLILRFLRVCKFNLEKTKIRIQNHYQQRSDLPEWYMNKDPFLPELQELLDMGFCLPLRNPDDQGRLVILMRIIYDPRRHEPSHLVKIFLMTLETAMKYYPAASIYGYTLFVDLANTTVRHIAQYRPNILKNSVRLWQNYPMRIQLINMFNAPLIFEVTAMILKSFMTEKLKNRFNVHSDSTVHNCLKDIPANILPVECGGTDGTIQELTEYWKKLIEENRDSLLNEDDKIVSKHYMQNRLKDNPANIEYDGTDGTIQVLTERWKKLVEDDHVCLANEENEEIITKL from the exons ATGGCGAGCAGTTGCAGCGATAGCGTCATGGATCACGCTTGGAAAAAGCTGTCCAACGACGACAAGTTATATGCAGCGTCACAGTTGAACGAGACCGACAAGAATAGAGAGAACTCCATCGCGGAGATCAGACGCTGGATCCAGGAGAACGATGACTTCCGCGGACAATTCGGTAAAAAGCAGCAGTCCC ATGACTTTCTTATCCTGCGATTTTTGAGAGTTTGCAAATTTAATCTTGAGAAAACCAAGATCAGGATTCAAAACCATTACCAACAACGATCCGACTTACCAGAATGGTACATGAATAAGGATCCATTTCTTCCAGAACTGCAAGAACTGCTTGATATGGG TTTTTGTTTGCCTCTGCGGAATCCGGATGATCAAGGAAGATTAGTTATTCTTATGCGCATCATATATGACCCGAGAAGACATGAACCATCACACCTAGTTAAG ATCTTTTTGATGACACTGGAAACGGCGATGAAATATTATCCCGCGGCATCCATATATGGCTACACATTGTTCGTAGATTTGGCCAATACAACTGTACGTCACATTGCTCAATACCGACCcaacattttaaagaattcgGTTCGTTTATGGCAGAACTATCCCATGAGGATCcaattaattaacatgttTAACGCCCCGTTAATCTTCGAAGTTACTGCGATGATTTTGAAATCTTTCATGACTGAGAAGTTGAAGAACAGATTCAATGTCCACTCAGACAGTACGGTGCATAACTGTTTGAAGGATATTCCAGCCAACATCTTGCCCGTCGAATGTGGCGGCACTGATGGTACAATCCAAGAATTAACAG AATACTGGAAGAAACTGATCGAGGAGAATCGCGACTCGCTTTTGAATGAGGACGACAAAATCGTTTCAAAACACTACATGCAGAACCGTTTGAAGGATAATCCAGCTAACATCGAATATGACGGTACTGATGGTACCATTCAAGTATTAACAG AACGCTGGAAGAAGCTGGTCGAAGACG
- the LOC139808922 gene encoding retinol-binding protein pinta-like: MANASEHDDSVECYAQQKLASADKLYAATYLNETDETRANALAEIKRWIKEKEDLHAQNDTSIFPVGEASRSPTFTNVAMASTCSECVPQELTGEDKRYAAAYLNETDETRENVVAEVRRWIEDELRIRIDDFLILRFSRVCKFNLEKTKIRIRNYYKQQSDLPEWYMNRDPFRPELQELLDLGIVLPLRKPDSQGRLVIILRGTRHDPTKHKISDIAKIGMMVTEVAMKYYPAASVYGCASFIDVVNPTIRHILQLRPYILMNLIHTWQSCYPMRYQTINLFNAPAFFDVIVGILKSFMTEKIKNRFNVYSHTPDRFKDIPAEILPVEYGGNDGTIQELTEYWKKLIEENSGWLTHNDENDRIE, encoded by the exons ATGGCAAATGCAAGTGAACACGACGACAGTGTAGAGTGTTACGCTCAGCAAAAGCTGGCCAGCGCGGATAAGTTATATGCAGCGACATATTTGAACGAGACTGATGAGACTAGAGCGAACGCCCTCGCGGAAATTAAACGCTGGATCAAGGAGAAGGAAGACTTACATGCACAAAATG ATACGAGTATCTTCCCGGTGGGCGAGGCTTCGCGTTCACCAACGTTCACTAACGTCGCGATGGCGAGCACTTGCAGCGAGTGTGTTCCACAAGAGCTGACTGGAGAGGATAAAAGATATGCAGCGGCATATTTGAACGAGACCGACGAGACGAGAGAGAACGTTGTCGCGGAAGTCAGACGCTGGATCGAGGACGAACTGCGCATACGAATCG ATGACTTTCTTATCCTGCGATTTTCGAGAGTATGCAAGTTCAATCTTGAGAAAACTAAGATCAGGATACGAAACTATTATAAGCAACAATCCGACTTACCAGAATGGTACATGAATAGAGATCCATTTCGACCAGAACTGCAGGAACTGCTTGATTTGGG AATAGTTTTGCCTTTGCGAAAGCCAGATAGTCAAGGAAGATTGGTTATTATTCTACGCGGCACTCGGCATGATCCGACAAAACACAAAATATCAGATATAGCTaag attggTATGATGGTGACGGAAGTAGCAATGAAATATTATCCCGCAGCATCTGTGTACGGTTGCGCATCGTTTATAGATGTGGTCAATCCAACTATACGCCACATTCTTCAATTGCGACcctatatattaatgaatttgATCCACACGTGGCAAAGCTGCTATCCTATGAGATACCAGACGATTAACTTATTTAACGCCCCGGCATTTTTCGATGTTATTGTGGGGATTCTTAAATCATTCATGACTGAGAAGATAAAGAATAGATTTAATGTCTATTCACATACGCCCGACCGTTTCAAAGATATTCCCGCTGAGATTTTGCCTGTCGAATATGGCGGCAATGATGGCACAATCCAGGAATTAACAg aatattggaagaaattaattgaagaaaatagcGGCTGGCTTACGCATAATGATGAGAATGATAGAATCGAATAA
- the LOC139808925 gene encoding retinol-binding protein pinta-like produces MASSCSDSVLDHAWKKLSNDDKLYAASQLNETDKNRESCIAEIRHWIQENDDLRGQFDDFLILRFLRVCKFNLEKTKIKIQSYYKQRSDVPEWYMNKDPLLPELQELLDMGFCLPLRNPDDQGRLVMLVRIIYDPTRHELSNLAKIFLMALETAIKHYPAASIYGYTLFIDLANSTVRHIAQYRPYILKNSVRLWQNYPMSVKLINMFNAPLIYDITAAILKSFMTEKLKNRFNVYSDSMMHNCLKDIPANILPVESGGTDGTIQELTEYWKKLIEENRDSLLNEDDKIISKHYMQNRLKDNPANIEYDGTDGTIQVLTERWKKLVDDDHVCLANEENEEIITKL; encoded by the exons ATGGCGAGCAGTTGCAGCGATAGCGTCCTGGATCACGCTTGGAAAAAGCTGTCCAACGACGACAAGTTATATGCAGCGTCACAGTTGAACGAGACCGACAAGAATAGAGAGAGCTGCATCGCTGAGATCAGACACTGGATCCAGGAGAACGATGATTTGCGCGGACAATTCG ATGACTTCCTTATCCTGCGATTTTTGAGGGTTTGCAAATTTAATCTTGAGAAAACCAAGATCAAGATTCAAAGCTATTACAAACAACGATCCGACGTACCAGAATGGTACATGAATAAGGATCCATTGCTTCCAGAACTGCAAGAGCTGCTTGATATGGG TTTTTGTTTGCCTCTGCGGAATCCGGATGATCAAGGAAGATTAGTTATGCTTGTGCGCATCATATATGACCCGACAAGACATGAATTATCAAACCTGGCTAAG ATCTTTTTGATGGCGTTGGAAACGGCGATAAAACATTATCCCGCGGCATCCATATATGGCTACACATTGTTCATAGATTTGGCCAATTCAACTGTACGTCACATTGCTCAATACCGACCCtacattttaaagaattcgGTTCGTTTATGGCAGAACTATCCCATGAgcgtcaaattaattaacatgttTAATGCCCCGTTAATCTACGATATTACTGCGGcgattttaaaatctttcatGACTGAGAAGTTGAAGAACAGATTCAATGTCTACTCAGACAGTATGATGCATAACTGTTTGAAGGATATTCCAGCCAACATCTTGCCCGTCGAAAGTGGCGGCACTGATGGTACAATCCAAGAATTAACAG AATACTGGAAGAAACTGATCGAGGAGAATCGCGACTCGCTTTTGAATGAGGACGACAAAATCATTTCAAAACACTACATGCAGAACCGTTTGAAGGATAATCCAGCTAACATCGAATATGACGGTACTGATGGTACCATTCAAGTATTAACAG AACGCTGGAAGAAGCTGGTCGACGACGATCACGTCTGCCTTGCGAATGAGGAGAATGAGGAAATCATTACAAAGCTCTAG